Within the Salvia hispanica cultivar TCC Black 2014 chromosome 4, UniMelb_Shisp_WGS_1.0, whole genome shotgun sequence genome, the region TCGCTGCCGCTCCCTACAAATCCCCAGGTACATTCCATCTCTTCTCTCAATTCATTTCCGTCATGGTTTTTTGTGCAAGCGAGGTGCTTGATTAAATGCGCGAGAGAAAGTTGGGCGCTGTTTTAAGTGGCTGTTCCTCATCTTTCTCTTTTGTGACTTGGAACTCACGCAGAAGAAATGGCTGCCACCGCGGCGTTCCCTTTCACGTTTGCTCAATGGAAAGAATTAGAAAGACAAGCAATGGTTTACAAATACATGATTTCGTCTGTGCCTGTCCCTCCCGACCTTCTCTTCCCACATTCAAGAAATTTCTCTGCTGCACCTCTGGATTGCGCCGCTTCATGTAAAATTTAATCCtggtttttatattgttttttatatggCTTTGAAATCACAGCTCgctttttcttgaatttggaAGCAGTGTACAATGTGAGATATTCAAGGAATGGAGACCCGGAACCGGGTAGATGTAAGAGAACAGATGGGAAGAAGTGGAGGTGCTCGAGAGAGGTGGCGCCTCTCCAGAAATACTGTGAGCGCCACCTGCACAGGGGCCGCCCCCGTTCAAGAAAGCCTGTGGAAGTTGAAAACAGTGGCGAAAATCTCAAAAAAGCTCGCACTGAGAAAAGCCACGTTCCtcctagtactactatttctgCTACACAATTTGCTGCAGGGAATACTAATAAGCCCCTTTTGCTTTTCAATGCTAAAAATGATCCCAGCGTTTCTGTTGCACCCTCTTCTTACAAAGGACCTACTAGGTTTGGTTTATTCCGATGCTGTGTGTGCTTCGTTTTCTTTGATTCTTGAATCCTCATTGTTGATTTGTTATGCATTTTGAAGGAATTCGAGCTTGACGATGGAGGGACAGATGGATGGGAGTGATCAGCGATGGCAGCATTTGATTGAATCAAATATGGGATTTGTTAATGTGGGCACTTCTTCTGTTAATGACTCTAGTTCCCTTTTTGCTCAAGATTATTtggagcagcagcagcagcagtcATTGAATATGTTGTCCTATTCAAATTTCTCAGCCCCTGAAGTCAATGCCCCCATTGGTTTCATCGATGCTTGGTCGATCAACAATCTTGACAGCAGCAATAGTGGGAATGCTGAATCATCAGTGACAACGAACCGCGGGAACTTGTCTCCTTCACTCAATCTGTCAATAGCCATGGCTGCTGGCGACATTGTAGATCAAGCATTGAGAAGCTTCGAGTGTTGTGATGAGAAAGATCCAAGATGGACTGACCCCCTCTATTGGGAGCCGTTTGCACGAGGAGGGCCTTTGGCTGAGGCTCTGCAGCCGGGATCAGTTGCCATCTCCAGTTGCGACTCAATAAGCGCCCCGGCTACTAATGTCTCCTCACCCACTGGTGTTCTTCATAGGACCATGTTGTTTTCGCACTCTGATGGTAGTGTCTGCAGTAGCCCAGTTCCTGCAGCTCCGACAACAGAAATTGCATTCAACGGCCTCTACTAAGGCTAGTGAGAAGCTGttaatgttttttcttttacttttggTGCTGTTATCAGTTGTTGAATTTGATTTCTGGATGTTTGAATACTTTGCATTACTGCATTAATTTCAGTGATTTCAAGTTATTTTTGAAGATGTTAACTTACATAGAGGTGGTACATTGGGTTTGGCAGTGAACTAACTAGAAAGAATCTATATTAGTAATCTTGGAATCTTGatgattaatttgtttatcaaATTTGAGAAGGCGAGGTGTTTGAATTTGGCGACTGATAGATGAAAAGCAGATTGTGTTCTTACcttttttcaaatatagaaagatgacatgttttttttcgacaaaccaaaaatgaaagGGCGTAGTCGTGGTGGGCCCAATAGGTGGATGCAGTGACGCCGGGGGACGGAATCAGTGTCGAGATGGAGATCATGGAGCCGAAACGAGGGGTACTAAATGGCAATTATCTAAACGGTGTGATACTTTCAAATAAACGCTCCAATATAACCTTAAagcatccactataggggAGCCGCGGCCGGGCCACGGGAGAGCCGcgagccgcggctccctaTAGTGACTGGGGTGGGCAGCCGCGGCGGGGGGGGTGGACACGGGAGCGCCACGATCGTGGCCTGGCCGCGGTGCTTGGGCGCGAGCCGCGGCCCTCCTATTGCATTGGCCacgagccgcggctcccctatttccgatttttttttttttttttttttcgaaattttttctatatatacctaaaattcatatcttatttttactctACTCTCACACACAATTTACCCTATTCccttcaatttgaatttttgtgaaATGCAAGGCGGAGACGATCCCGGTTATGGAGATTCGGGACAGGGGAGCTTTCCACCCCCCAACGCTGGAGATCGAGTCCCACCCCTCCTCCATCCCAGATGTGGAGTCCGCCATCGCCGGCGCCGTGGCAACAAACACCCCAAAACCGGGGTCAGTCCCCGGCTTATCAGCAGAGATATGCGGGTCGTACCCAACCGGGGACGGGCGACTACCGACCCAACATGGACGCGATAAACTTCCCGTCCCAATTCCAATCCTCCCCATTCCAGAGCAGTCAATCTCCGCTTGACGAATCTGATAGATTCACATGGGAACAATTGATGGGGTCGCCTGATACCCCGACGCCGACGCCCGGTCGTGTAGAGACGGGGAGAGGAGGCGGTGGAagaagcggcggcggcggcggccgaAGTGGCGGCGGCAACGGCGGGCGaaggggcggcggcggcggcgggcgAGGCGGAGGATCCGCGCGAGGTGGCGGCAACGGCGACGGCGGGCAGCAAGGCGGCCGCGGTGGTCGCGGACAAGGcgatggcggcggcggcaggaAGGGTCGGCGGTCACGGAGATGGCGATGGCGGTCGTGGTCGACGAGGGTTTCTGTACACAGACGCCGAGTCCATTGCTATTGCTAGGGCATGGGACGCGGTGACGACAGATGCCATAGTTGGCACGGATCAGACCGACTTATGCTTCTGGCGGAAAGTCTTGGTGGTGTACAATGAATTCAAACCGCCGGGGAGCGTCGACCGTACACCCGATCAGATTCGGAAGAAGTTCGGCAGGATCACTACAGCTCTTCGGAAGTTCATTGGTATATACGAGAACCAAATGCGCACTGCTCAGAGTGGCCGCAGCGAAGCCGACATAAAATCCCTGTCGATGCAGTTGTTCAATGTGCAAGTAGGCAAGAAGTTTACCTACTGGGCAGAATTCCTCGTTCTGCGGGACTCCCCAAAATTCAGAGCCATCTGCGAGAACGCGTCTGATTCTGGGCCAAGCCGTACAAGACGGGGCAGGGGCGGCAACTGCAGCAGTAGTAGCGGCGGTTCAAGGACCTTCGACCTCAACGACGAGGTCATGGAGGAGCCCCCCCCCCCTCGTCACTATCCCGGCGTCCACGGCCCCTGGGTCAACAGTCCGCAATCCGAGCCGCTAGATCCACCTCCGCCGCTGCCTCCCAACACTCTGCTGCGGGCCCGTCTGCACCCGCCCCCGGATCGGCCCGAGCGGCGTTGCGAAACACCCTAGCGGTGCAGATGATAAAGGAACTCAAGGACACTCTGGCCTTGTATGAGAAGTCGACCGACCCGACTACCAAGATGATGTACTACGACCTTATAGTGAGGCTGAGGTCGTTGTTGGGGTGGGAGGacacggcggcggcggcgacgggaCCTCAGagcggtggcggtggtggtgacGGTGATGGCGTTGGCGGTGACGATGCAACGGGTGAAGATGAAGTGGCGGATTCTGATGATGAGACCGAGTAGTCGGCGATGGcggtgtttttttatgtttttgtttgcgTGTTCTAAAAcaattttcgttgtataattttaccccgttctataatacaacgaagatttggttttcgatttagttttcattaaattatgcattttatttaattattgtagtctaacaatttttattgtagtataattaaaatataaacaaaatggaaaaaataaattttttggtgGCTTGGCCATGTCCACTATAGTGGGAAACATGGGCATTGGTGGCCCGAGCCACGATTTTGTGGCCTGGCCACACTTTGTGGCTTGGCCCGGCCAATGGACACTCTTAACGTCTCGTGTTCTCTttgacattatatataaaaaaataaataaaaagtgacGAAGAAAGTTGACGAAATTCAAATCTCTAGTCTTTTGCTGTCGAGACATCCGGGGAACAGTATTCTAAGACATTTCAGCATTGTTCCAAAAATGAGTCAAATTCCCTAACACAGAAAAACAGAGGAAAAAAATTCTGAGGAATTTCAAGATCAGACATAAGTTGTTGAAGATTGCTTGCTGAGCTTATTACAGTTACTATGTGCATTCATCTAAGAATGTCATAGAAAATTAGGCACATTATCCCTTCTTGCATGTCAATCTGTGGCGTAATAAGGCTTATTATCTCTGCATCTTTGGTAGTTGGATTGATCCACATAATCTTGGTCAGGGAAGTAGAGGCGCTTCTTAGCCACCTCTCTACTCGGGCTCGACTGCCTGTACTGCCTTGGCGCGCTGTTTGGTCTAACACGCGCTATAGCTGATGCAGTGGCCGCCATATAGTTTGGCCGAGGCAGAGGGCAAGACTTGTCGCTCATGCTCATCCTTCGCGAGCTAGGCGACTCAGCTGCGTCTGGCTGGTAACACGGGATGGGCCTTGTCTTGGGAGTGCTAGGAGATTGAAGACGGAGATTGAGGCGCTTCGCATTGAAACCTGCGGGCATAAACATGGAATCTACTTCAATAGTCTTGATTGGATCTCTTTGATTGCATAGATTCCTATCTTTCCTCATCCAACTATATCCTGTTTTCCTGCTTGAATCTTCATCCTCAGTCGCCCAAATCTGTTCATCaatatatacaattaaatatgtactacTTCCGCCCCTCAAatattgacacactttgacccgtaacaagttttaagaaatataatggaaagtgagttgaaaaagttggtgggatgtgggtcctacttttaaagtattagttttataataaaatgtgcgcagaaatgagttagtggaatatgaggtccactaccaaaaatggtaaaaggtGAAGTGTGTGGAATTTTCAAGGACAGACTGAAATGATAAActgtgtcaaactttcagggacggaggtagtagtacttaacaattaatatgaataaggaaaaatgaaatacccGCTTAGACGATGCATGAGCTAGAGTGTTGCCCTGTTTGAGTGAGCATTCTTTTGTCTTGTGTATTAAAGCATGAATTTTCTCAAGCTCGGTAGGACCAACGTCCGAGCGATTCGAAACTCGACTGGACTGCGTGAACATTGAGTCTAAGGTTGCGGCTTCGCAGGACAGCCTCCGGCGCTGGTCACAAACTATGGATTGAACCCGGACGAGAGATTGGATGCATTGGAGAGTCATTTTTGCACGTTTTCGGACATTGTGGCCCCTTATTACTGCCTGCAGCTTCACCACGCCTCTCAACGCCATTAGAGCTCTCCTTGCCTAATCAAATAACGTTTGAGCtaataattgtaaaaataattatccaCTTCTTATGTCAATACACAACTTTACTCTATGCCAATTTAGTATATAGTGCTACTACTTAAAAGCTACCCACACAAAACAAGTGGGCAGACACTGGTGTATGTATTGcattgtaatttataatttgtctCTTGTAGTATAACATATTGGGCATATCCAATTATGTCTCACAAATTGTCCAAACATGAACTTTGTAAAGAAGGacaaaattagattaattcaaataaactaGCATGTCACTTAATTTGGTCCATCCTTATTACCATGCAACCCGAATTTCAAAAGCTACATGGATTTGTGGCAAGAAAACTCGGAAATGGTGGTAATTACCAGGTATCCTCGGAAAATTTTCTGAATGAAGAGAGCGGCCTTGCCTTGTTTGAGCAAAAGGGCCGGCCTAGTGAGCCGGATCATCTCCACCGCCGCTTGCGCCGTGGCCGTGGTCGCCACAGCCACCGCCAATGCATGTTTGTGCTCGCCCTCCATTCTGGGCTGCTTCCTCACCAAATTCTCTTCTCCGCTAACGTTGTGCTGACTCGTCTTCTCCACAGATAAATATCTGCCAAATATCCATCTCTTCTTTCCACTTTTCTGAAAACACACACTCACATATTGAGTTACAAGTTCATCACAGACAGAGTAATGAAGAGTGAGATGCATACTTTTTGTTCATCTTCTGGCTCGtcatcttctcttcttctgcTGCTTCTCTTCATCTCATCGTCGTTGGTGGGAGATCTGAAGGCCTTCTTCACTGCATTCAACCACGAATTCCTCCCACTCTTGTTTCCcatgagaagaagaagaagctttGGGGAATTTGgagcttttcttttttggttatATGCTATGGGATAGAGGTAAATTAAATGTTGAATAGTAGTGTAGTGGGAAACAGTATCTAACAAAGTGGTCTACTTTGTCACAGTAGTTCTGCATTTTAtagaacaaaccaaaaagagcAAGTTCTACTCAATAAATCATTTTTGCAGCATAATACACTATTCACTAACGATATCACTACTGTAGACTATGGGTCGATATACTCGAGGTCAACTATAGTAAAACACGTACTCCATTTTCACAACATTGTAATCAGGGAATTAGGCTACAAcaaaaattaaggaaaataattAGATGAGAGATCAGCATGAGGGAATATGTTTTTCTCGAGGGGGGAGAAAGCTGCTGAAAGggtaaaaaatatgagaagcAATTTCCTTTTGTTACTTTTAtttggagtactatttttatgctttatttGGGCATTGTTGGTAGATAATGATTTATGGCAGAGGAAACTTAGTGTTTAGGG harbors:
- the LOC125218983 gene encoding uncharacterized protein LOC125218983: MEIMEPKRGAETIPVMEIRDRGAFHPPTLEIESHPSSIPDVESAIAGAVATNTPKPGSVPGLSAEICGSYPTGDGRLPTQHGRDKLPVPIPILPIPEQSISA
- the LOC125218982 gene encoding growth-regulating factor 2-like; amino-acid sequence: MSGLEKVAKPNRECSILENKLSSGNDVVRLKKMMSCHRREINLGRPFDGGGGCGPNSCYSGGTTEAVGHAYGDDVRLGGENFATSGTTNSQSFNIFAAAPYKSPEEMAATAAFPFTFAQWKELERQAMVYKYMISSVPVPPDLLFPHSRNFSAAPLDCAASLYNVRYSRNGDPEPGRCKRTDGKKWRCSREVAPLQKYCERHLHRGRPRSRKPVEVENSGENLKKARTEKSHVPPSTTISATQFAAGNTNKPLLLFNAKNDPSVSVAPSSYKGPTRNSSLTMEGQMDGSDQRWQHLIESNMGFVNVGTSSVNDSSSLFAQDYLEQQQQQSLNMLSYSNFSAPEVNAPIGFIDAWSINNLDSSNSGNAESSVTTNRGNLSPSLNLSIAMAAGDIVDQALRSFECCDEKDPRWTDPLYWEPFARGGPLAEALQPGSVAISSCDSISAPATNVSSPTGVLHRTMLFSHSDGSVCSSPVPAAPTTEIAFNGLY
- the LOC125185463 gene encoding protein IQ-DOMAIN 18-like; amino-acid sequence: MGNKSGRNSWLNAVKKAFRSPTNDDEMKRSSRRREDDEPEDEQKKSGKKRWIFGRYLSVEKTSQHNVSGEENLVRKQPRMEGEHKHALAVAVATTATAQAAVEMIRLTRPALLLKQGKAALFIQKIFRGYLARRALMALRGVVKLQAVIRGHNVRKRAKMTLQCIQSLVRVQSIVCDQRRRLSCEAATLDSMFTQSSRVSNRSDVGPTELEKIHALIHKTKECSLKQGNTLAHASSKRIWATEDEDSSRKTGYSWMRKDRNLCNQRDPIKTIEVDSMFMPAGFNAKRLNLRLQSPSTPKTRPIPCYQPDAAESPSSRRMSMSDKSCPLPRPNYMAATASAIARVRPNSAPRQYRQSSPSREVAKKRLYFPDQDYVDQSNYQRCRDNKPYYATD